The following are from one region of the Rosettibacter firmus genome:
- the rsmG gene encoding 16S rRNA (guanine(527)-N(7))-methyltransferase RsmG — protein MNSYEQYLRELKMLFWENNINPDEYQLERLANFAVLVTQKNSKVNLISRKDISKIIENHVFISSFVSEFIPQKINNFLDVGTGGGFPGIPLAITRPHLKGVLVDSTAKKIDAVKEFISKLKLNNVTTENCRVESEEFRQKYSQAFDLVISRATVPLIILFSYALPLLKEKSFIASIKGGDLNDEFNAAELKYKAYIKKSTIFELAYKPTNTRNEKGKKLILFEINK, from the coding sequence TTGAATTCCTATGAGCAGTATTTACGTGAACTAAAAATGCTCTTCTGGGAAAACAATATTAACCCAGATGAGTATCAACTTGAAAGATTAGCTAATTTTGCTGTTCTTGTAACACAAAAAAACTCTAAAGTTAATTTAATCTCTCGCAAAGATATCTCAAAAATTATCGAGAACCACGTTTTCATTTCCTCTTTTGTTTCTGAATTTATTCCTCAAAAAATAAATAACTTTTTAGATGTTGGAACAGGTGGTGGATTCCCTGGAATTCCTCTTGCAATAACTCGTCCACATTTAAAAGGTGTTCTTGTTGATTCTACTGCAAAAAAAATTGATGCTGTAAAAGAGTTTATTTCAAAACTTAAATTGAATAATGTAACAACAGAAAATTGTAGAGTAGAAAGTGAAGAGTTCAGACAAAAATATTCACAGGCTTTTGATCTTGTAATAAGTCGTGCAACAGTTCCACTTATTATTCTTTTTAGTTATGCACTTCCTTTATTGAAAGAAAAATCGTTTATAGCTTCTATAAAGGGGGGCGATTTAAATGATGAATTTAATGCTGCAGAACTTAAATACAAAGCTTACATAAAGAAATCAACAATATTTGAACTTGCCTACAAACCAACTAACACTCGCAACGAAAAAGGAAAAAAATTAATCCTCTTTGAGATTAATAAATAA
- a CDS encoding SIR2 family protein, which yields MKIEKFIKYPQQRDVVFVLGAGASHPDGVPLQRDILPQILSDENEEIKNSEIGKIVLEFITDNFDFNKKLNLYPRLEAVFGFLDYFIQHNESLNSKYTNSRIREIKEYLIKLVHYIVNLNTDKNSHYYHLFWKLLSEHVPNSSIITLNYDTLLEQSFEFLFKQNYYLDYCIQLMNYERIPQLKSFNFWINPREPVLVNENVNPIPIKIIKLHGSLNWKYCNCCNLTLLTPWDRKIDLNKGKFLGYTYPDKEEYEFRCPIDGTDFETLIMPPSYLKTLHHPVISQLLVEASREIRSTKRIIFIGYSMSDADLHIIALFKKHIQNGTEVIAINPKKKESLELSYKSISRDTKFINISFEELLKKNIIEKII from the coding sequence ATGAAGATTGAAAAATTTATTAAATATCCTCAGCAACGAGATGTAGTTTTTGTTCTTGGTGCAGGTGCATCTCATCCAGATGGTGTTCCACTTCAGAGAGATATACTTCCACAAATATTATCTGATGAAAATGAAGAAATAAAAAATTCTGAAATAGGAAAAATTGTACTTGAATTTATTACAGATAATTTTGATTTCAATAAAAAATTAAATTTATATCCTCGACTCGAAGCAGTATTTGGTTTTCTTGATTATTTTATTCAGCATAATGAAAGTCTTAATTCTAAATACACAAATTCTCGCATAAGAGAGATTAAAGAATATTTAATAAAACTTGTTCATTACATTGTTAATTTGAATACAGATAAAAATAGTCATTATTATCACTTATTCTGGAAATTATTATCAGAGCATGTTCCGAATTCATCGATTATAACATTGAATTATGATACACTTCTTGAGCAATCATTTGAGTTTTTATTTAAACAAAATTATTATCTTGATTATTGTATTCAATTAATGAATTATGAAAGAATTCCACAATTAAAGAGTTTTAATTTCTGGATCAATCCACGTGAGCCAGTACTTGTGAATGAAAATGTTAATCCTATTCCAATAAAAATTATTAAACTTCATGGTAGTTTGAACTGGAAATATTGTAACTGCTGTAATTTGACTTTACTTACACCATGGGATCGAAAAATAGATTTAAATAAAGGAAAGTTTCTTGGTTACACATATCCCGATAAAGAAGAGTATGAATTTCGATGCCCAATAGATGGAACTGATTTTGAAACCTTAATTATGCCGCCATCATATTTAAAAACTTTGCATCATCCAGTAATATCACAATTATTGGTTGAAGCATCACGAGAAATTCGTTCTACAAAAAGAATTATTTTTATTGGATATTCAATGTCCGATGCAGATTTACATATAATTGCATTATTCAAAAAGCACATTCAGAATGGAACGGAAGTAATAGCCATAAATCCCAAAAAGAAAGAATCACTCGAATTAAGCTACAAATCAATATCCAGAGATACTAAATTTATAAACATATCGTTCGAAGAGTTGCTGAAGAAGAATATAATAGAAAAAATTATTTAA